One Brassica oleracea var. oleracea cultivar TO1000 chromosome C7, BOL, whole genome shotgun sequence genomic window carries:
- the LOC106305787 gene encoding casein kinase I-like isoform X2, with protein sequence MDLKMDNVIGGKFKLGRKIGGGSFGELFLGVSVQTGEEVAVKLEPAKTKHPQLHYESKIYMLLQGGTGIPSLKWFGVQGDYNAMVIDLLGPSLEDLFNYCNRKLTLKAVLMLADQLISRVEYMHSRGFLHRDIKPDNFLMGLGRKANQVYVIDFGLAKKYRDLQTHRHIPYRENKNLTGTARYASVNTHLGVEQSRRDDLESLGYVLMYFLRGSLPWQGLKAGTKKQKYDRISEKKVSTPIEVLCKSYPQEFVSYFQYCRSLRFEDKPDYSYLKRLFRDLFIREGYQFDYVFDWTALKHPQSSSSSRSSSHGRHRTGKPVAAAGPSAEKPERISVGREIRDRFSGAVEAFARRNATGATPHQNQTKHRTLDDVPPPMKPAVNMVSEKGRNTSRYGSASRRAVASGSRPSSSGEQGDSRGSSRVASSGGGVRPSVFQRAQAAAGVSGYESKTASAFNRNRVAASRTARDDALRSFELLSIRK encoded by the exons ATGGACTTGAAAATGGATAATGTAATCGGTGGCAAGTTTAAGCTTGGTCGGAAGATCGGCGGTGGCTCTTTTGGAGAGCTTTTTCTTG GAGTAAGTGTGCAAACCGGAGAAGAGGTCGCTGTAAAGCTG GAGCCTGCGAAAACTAAGCATCCACAACTTCATTATGAGTCCAAGATTTACATGCTCCTACAAGGAGGAA CTGGCATCCCCAGCCTCAAGTGGTTTGGGGTTCAGGGAGACTACAATGCGATGGTCATTGATCTGCTTGGTCCGAGTTTGGAAGACTTGTTCAACTATTGTAATAGGAAGCTCACTTTGAAGGCTGTTTTGATGCTTGCGGATCAACTG ATTAGCAGAGTTGAGTATATGCATTCAAGAGGATTTCTACACCGAGACATAAAACCAGACAATTTCTTGATGGGACTTGGTCGCAAAGCAAACCAG GTGTATGTCATTGATTTTGGCCTTGCAAAGAAGTATAGGGATCTCCAAACACATAGACACATCCCCTACAG AGAAAACAAGAACCTTACGGGCACAGCTCGGTATGCTAGCGTCAACACTCACCTTGGTGTTG AGCAAAGTCGAAGGGATGATCTGGAGTCTCTTGGTTACGTGCTCATGTATTTCCTCAGAGGAAG CCTGCCATGGCAGGGACTAAAAGCTGGCACAAAGAAGCAGAAGTATGACAGAATCAGTGAGAAGAAAGTTTCAACTCCTATAGAG GTCTTGTGCAAGTCCTATCCACAAGAATTCGTATCATACTTTCAATACTGCAGGTCCTTGCGATTCGAAGACAAACCAGACTACTCGTATCTAAAGAGGCTATTCCGGGATTTGTTTATCCGCGAAG GTTATCAGTTTGACTATGTATTTGACTGGACTGCACTGAAACACCCTCAGAGTAGTTCTAGCTCCCGGTCCAGCTCACACGGAAGG CATCGTACGGGTAAACCAGTTGCGGCCGCGGGACCGTCTGCTGAGAAACCTGAAAGGATCTCAG TTGGGAGGGAAATCCGCGACAGATTCTCTGGTGCAGTTGAAGCATTCGCGAGAAGGAACGCTACAGGAGCCACTCCCCATCAAAACCAGACCAAGCATCGAACTCTTGACGATGTTCCTCCACCAATGAAACCTGCTGTG AATATGGTATCTGAAAAAGGAAGAAACACTTCAAGATACGGAAGTGCTTCAAGGAGAGCGGTGGCATCAGGAAGTAGACCAAGCTCATCAGGTGAACAAGGGGACAGCCGCGGTTCAAGCCGTGTTGCCTCTAGTGGAGGTGGTGTTCGACCATCTGTTTTCCAGAGAGCTCAAGCGGCAGCTGGTGTGAGTGGATATGAGTCGAAGACAGCCTCTGCCTTTAACCGCAACAGAGTGGCTGCTTCTAGGACTGCACGTGACGATGCTCTCAGAAGCTTTGAGCTTCTTTCTATCCGCAAATGA
- the LOC106305786 gene encoding protein CHROMATIN REMODELING 8, with protein MEEEEDMFLSSLGVTSANPADIEQTILDEATKKLDNDESVEERLEGTNLLPPSQSELLNKLRAVKFEIDAVASTVEQAEEEDGLQSGSVLQNALAKDRLRSLGKRKNELEKELSGLHGQSGTSGGADRGDMLRDLVKGEPSLKRKLKEVRKPSKREGKKVKVVSFHEDTDFDAVFDAASAGFVETERDELVRKGILTPFHKLEGFERRLQQPGPSNTRNLPEGEDDNEDSSSIDRAVQSMSLAAKARPTTKLLDAQDLPKLEATPVPFRRLRKLYKTNDSSDSDAKKSKAGKGKKKRPLPKRKWTKRISNEDSSLQENEDERRISATSSCEEEYLDDFDEVDDSEKSSVPLEGGLNIPEGIFIKLFDYQRVGVQWLWELHCQKAGGIIGDEMGLGKTVQVLSFLGSLHFSKMYKPSIVICPVTLLRQWRREARTWYPDFHVEILHDSAKDSNGGKGRVDASESDYDSEGSVDGDHEQKSRNTKKWSSLINRVLNSDSGLLITTYEQLRLHGEKLLNIEWGYAVLDEGHRIRNPNAEITLVCKQLQTVHRIIMTGAPIQNKLTELWSLFDFVFPGKLGVLPVFEAEFSVPITVGGYANASPLQVSTAYRCAVVLRDLIMPYLLRRMKADVNAHLTKKTEHVLFCSLTVEQRSTYRAFLASSEVEDIFDGNKNSLYGIDVMRKICNHPDLLEREHSHQNPDYGNPERSGKMKVVAEVLKVWKQQGHRVLLFSQTQQMLDILESFLVANEYSYRRMDGLTPVKQRMALIDEFNNSDDVFVFVLTTKVGGLGTNLTGANRVIIFDPDWNPSNDMQARERAWRIGQKKDVTVYRLITRGTIEEKVYHRQIYKHFLTNRILKNPQQRRFFKARDMKDLFILNDDGDSNASTETSNIFSQLSEDINIVGAQTENTSTTDSTTQLDTHDAAEELSGEKDAETNGEPVDEETNILKSLFDAHGIHSAVNHDAIINANDEEEKMRLEHQASQVAQRAAEALRQSRMLRSRESISVPTWTGRSGCAGAPSSVRRRFGSTVNSRLTTADKSSAVKNGISAGLSSGKAPSSAELLNKIRGSREQAIGVGLEQTQSSLSSSSRVGSLQPEVLIRQICSFVQRKGGSTDTSSIVNHFSDRVPAKDVPLFKSLLKEIATLRKDPNGSVWVLKSEYKD; from the exons ATGGAGGAAGAAGAGGATATGTTTTTGAGTAGCTTAGGGGTGACATCTGCTAATCCTGCAGATATCGAACAGACGATACTCGATGAG GCTACAAAGAAGCTTGATAACGATGAGAGTGTGGAGGAGCGGTTGGAAGGAACCAATCTACTTCCACCAAGCCAGAGCGAGCTTTTGAATAAACTGAGAGCTGTGAAGTTTGAGATAGATGCTGTTGCATCAACTGTTGAGCAAGCGGAGGAGGAGGATGGGTTGCAGAGTGGCTCTGTACTTCAGAATGCTCTTGCTAAAGACCGTCTTAGAAGCCTTGGGAAGAGGAAAAATGAGCTTGAAAAGGAACTCTCCGGTTTACATGGTCAGAGCGGCACTTCTGGTGGTGCTGATCGCGGTGATATGCTGCGAGATTTGGTGAAGGGAGAGCCTAGTCTTAAGAGGAAGTTGAAAGAGGTTCGGAAACCGAGCAAGAGAGAAGGGAAGAAGGTGAAAGTGGTGTCGTTTCATGAGGATACGGATTTTGATGCCGTTTTTGATGCTGCTTCTGCAGGTTTTGTTGAAACG GAAAGAGATGAACTGGTTAGGAAAGGAATCTTAACTCCTTTTCACAAGCTCGAGGGTTTTGAACGCCGACTTCAACAACCTGGACCGTCGAACACGCGTAACCTACCTGAAGGAGAAGATGATAATGAGGACTCTAGCAGTATTGATAGAGCTGTCCAGTCAATGTCGCTGGCTGCAAAAGCTCGCCCAACGACCAAGCTACTTGATGCACAGGACTTGCCAAAGCTTGAAGCGACCCCTGTTCCTTTTAGAAGGCTAAGAAAGCTTTACAAGACTAATGATTCTTCGGATAGTGATGCAAAGAAAAGTAAAGCTGGGAAAGGCAAAAAGAAACGGCCTTTGCCTAAAAGGAAATGGACAAAGCGGATTTCTAACGAAGACTCTAGTCTTCAAGAAAATG AAGATGAACGGAGAATCTCGGCCACGTCCAGTTGTGAGGAAGAATATCTAGATGATTTTGATGAGGTAGACGACAGCGAGAAATCTTCTGTACCGCTTGAAGGCGGATTAAACATTCCCGAAGGCATATTTATTAAACTTTTTGATTACCAAAGAGTAGGGGTGCAGTGGCTCTGGGAACTTCACTGCCAAAAGGCTGGTGGCATTATCGGGGACGAGATGGGTCTTGGTAAGACTGTGCAGGTCTTATCTTTTCTCGGATCCTTGCATTTCAGCAAGATGTACAAACCGAGTATTGTCATATGTCCTGTCACACTCTTGCGTCAATGGAGAAGAGAAGCACGGACATGGTACCCGGATTTTCACGTGGAAATACTCCATGACTCGGCAAAAGATTCAAATGGCGGCAAAGGACGAGTCGATGCCTCTGAAAGCGATTATGATAGTGAAGGTTCAGTCGACGGTGATCATGAGCAGAAGTCTAGGAACACGAAGAAATGGAGTTCTTTGATAAACCGGGTTCTAAACTCTGATTCGGGGCTACTCATCACCACATATGAGCAATTGAGGCTGCATGGTGAGAAGCTGCTCAATATTGAGTGGGGCTATGCAGTACTGGACGAAGGCCACCGGATCCGGAACCCAAATGCTGAAATCACTTTGGTGTGCAAACAGTTGCAGACCGTCCATCGGATTATTATGACTGGGGCACCAATCCAGAATAAACTGACAGAACTCTGGTCCTTGTTCGATTTTGTTTTCCCGGGAAAACTGGGAGTCCTACCCGTGTTTGAGGCTGAGTTCTCTGTTCCCATAACTGTGGGTGGCTACGCCAATGCTTCTCCCTTGCAAGTGTCAACAGCCTACAG ATGTGCGGTTGTTCTTCGTGATCTGATCATGCCATACCTCCTCCGCCGAATGAAGGCTGATGTGAACGCACACCTCACAAAAAAGACTGAGCATGTTCTCTTCTGCAGCCTCACTGTGGAGCAGCGGTCTACCTACAGGGCGTTCCTTGCTAGCTCAGAGGTAGAAGATATTTTTGACGGCAACAAGAACTCTTTGTATGGGATCGATGTGATGCGTAAGATATGCAACCACCCTGATCTACTCGAGAGAGAACACTCTCACCAGAACCCAGATTACGGGAATCCAGAACGCAGCGGGAAGATGAAGGTTGTTGCGGAAGTTCTCAAGGTCTGGAAACAGCAAGGACACCGTGTACTTCTGTTTTCGCAGACTCAGCAAATGCTTGACATCCTTGAGAGCTTCTTGGTTGCGAACGAGTATAGTTACCGGAGGATGGATGGTCTTACGCCAGTGAAACAGAGGATGGCGTTGATTGATGAGTTTAATAACTCAGATGATGTGTTTGTTTTCGTTCTGACAACGAAGGTGGGTGGTTTGGGAACAAACTTGACTGGGGCGAATAGAGTCATCATCTTCGACCCGGATTGGAATCCCTCAAATGATATGCAGGCAAGGGAACGTGCTTGGCGTATAGGGCAGAAGAAGGATGTTACTGTTTACAGATTGATCACACGGGGGACAATTGAGGAGAAAGTATATCATAGACAGATATATAAACATTTTCTCACCAATAGGATCCTCAAGAATCCACAGCAGAGAAGATTCTTCAAAGCTAGGGATATGAAAGATCTTTTCATCCTGAATGATGATGGTGATAGCAACGCCTCCACCGAGACCTCTAACATATTCAGTCAGCTGTCTGAAGATATAAACATCGTAGGAGCTCAAACAGAGAATACAAGTACAACCGATTCCACTACACAACTTGATACTCACGATGCAGCAGAAGAACTCTCAGGAGAGAAAGATGCGGAAACCAATGGCGAGCCAGTGGATGAAGAGACAAATATCTTAAAGAGTCTCTTCGACGCGCATGGAATACAT AGTGCTGTGAATCACGACGCCATCATTAACGCCAACGATGAGGAAGAGAAGATGAGACTTGAACACCAGGCATCTCAAGTGGCGCAGAGAGCTGCGGAAGCATTGCGCCAATCGCGGATGCTGCGTAGCCGCGAAAGCATCTCAGTGCCCACATGGACGGGAAGATCTGGCTGTGCAGGTGCACCTTCATCTGTACGGAGGAGATTCGGATCAACCGTGAACTCCCGGTTAACCACAGCAGACAAATCATCAGCTGTCAAGAACGGTATAAGCGCGGGTCTATCTTCAGGCAAAGCACCCTCTTCCGCAGAGCTTCTCAACAAAATCCGCGGAAGCAGAGAACAAGCCATTGGCGTTGGCCTTGAGCAGACACAGTCTTCTTTGAGTTCAAGCAGCAGAGTAGGTTCGTTGCAGCCAGAGGTCTTGATCCGACAGATATGCAGCTTTGTACAGCGAAAAGGCGGAAGCACGGACACGAGCAGCATTGTCAACCATTTCTCGGACAGAGTTCCTGCTAAGGACGTACCGTTGTTTAAGAGTCTCTTGAAGGAGATTGCCACGCTTCGTAAGGATCCAAACGGTTCGGTGTGGGTCCTCAAATCAGAGTACAAAGACTAG
- the LOC106306420 gene encoding long-chain-alcohol oxidase FAO4B — protein MEEDKRSRGHPLLRSKKRQEGGYSHGFSISQIQTLSVICQTLLPPPPETTAEQNAVDSFKVASGSQPPFTDEVAEMIVKNGRSEAVKVFKIISTVLAYRFGTLFLCGSLCLAKDWPFVLKFSELPLDKREEILRMWSRQSGFFLPLRITFFLAKFYTLFSFFSQRDENMKNPALEAIGYSIDTTEMRKEDETPRPLERGIIETKNESDVTIRQSLTQKGVHVAREDNDNIHRIRCDVVIVGSGSGGGVAAANLAKAGLKVLVLEKGNYFTSRDYSGLEGPSMLELYEKGALMTTVDGKFMVLAGSTVGGGTAVNWSASIRTPDHVLREWSEESKIEFFGSQEYQLAMDEVTRRLGVTERCVKEGLQNQVLREGCERLGLEVVSVPRNSPEDHYCGSCGYGCRGGGKNGTDKTWLVDAVENGAVIMTGVKAERFVFTDNEGKKKKKKRCVGVIASSVGGKVEKKFMIEARVTVSSAGSLLTPPLMRSSGLENRNIGRNLKLHPVLMTWGYFPENGSEFSGKMYEGGIITSVHHVHDGESGCRAILETPLAGPASYAGLSPWVSGADLKERMMKYGRTSHLFALVRDYGSGEVLKENEVTYRTSKKDRENLRVGLRQALRVLVAAGAVEVGTYRSDGQRIKCEGITREAMEEFLDSVDAVGGVSTKGEYWTTYFSAHQMGSCRMGRTAEEGAVDEKGESWEAEGLFVCDGSVLPSAVGVNPMITIQSTAYCISTRIVASLTEGKN, from the exons ATGGAAGAAGATAAAAGAAGCAGAGGGCATCCTCTGTTGAGATCGAAGAAGAGACAAGAAGGAGGCTATAGCCATGGCTTCTCAATATCTCAGATTCAAACTCTCTCCGTCATCTGTCAAACTCTCCTACCTCCTCCTCCTGAGACCACGGCGGAGCAAAACGCCGTTGATTCCTTCAAAGTAGCCTCCGGTTCTCAGCCACCTTTCACCGACGAG GTAGCTGAGATGATAGTGAAGAATGGAAGATCAGAAGCAGTGAAGGTTTTCAAAATCATATCGACCGTCTTAGCATATAGATTTGGAACTTTATTTCTTTGTGGCTCTCTCTGTCTTGCTAAGGACTGGCCTTTTGTCCTTAAATTCTCTGAGCTCCCACTGGACAAAAGAGAAGAGATCCTGAGGATGTGGTCGAGACAGAGTGGCTTCTTCCTCCCTCTTCGAATCACTTTCTTCCTTGCAAAATTCTACACTCTCTTCTCCTTCTTCTCCCAG AGAGATGAGAATATGAAGAACCCTGCGTTAGAAGCAATAGGGTACTCCATCGACACAACAGAGATGAGAAAAGAAGACGAGACGCCAAGACCTCTTGAGAGAGGGATCATTGAGACCAAGAACGAGAGTGACGTCACCATCAGACAATCTCTAACTCAAAAAGGTGTTCACGTCGCTAGAGAAGATAATGACAATATCCACAGGATCAGATGCGATGTGGTTATCGTAGGGTCAGGAAGCGGAGGAGGTGTTGCAGCTGCAAACCTAGCGAAAGCAGGATTAAAAGTCTTGGTTCTGGAGAAAGGAAACTACTTCACATCTCGGGACTATTCAGGTTTAGAAGGTCCGTCTATGCTCGAGCTATACGAGAAAGGCGCGCTTATGACGACGGTCGACGGGAAGTTCATGGTCTTGGCTGGCTCAACCGTTGGTGGAGGTACAGCTGTTAACTGGTCTGCTTCTATAAGAACACCGGACCATGTTTTGAGAGAATGGTCTGAAGAGAGTAAGATCGAGTTTTTCGGTAGCCAAGAGTATCAGTTAGCAATGGATGAAGTTACTAGAAGACTCGGTGTCACGGAGAGATGCGTGAAGGAAGGGTTACAGAACCAGGTTCTGAGAGAAGGGTGCGAGAGACTAGGGTTGGAGGTAGTTTCTGTTCCGAGAAACTCACCGGAGGATCATTACTGCGGTTCTTGCGGGTATGGTTGTAGAGGAGGAGGCAAGAACGGGACGGACAAGACTTGGCTGGTTGATGCCGTGGAGAACGGTGCGGTGATCATGACAGGCGTCAAAGCTGAGAGGTTTGTTTTCACAGACAATGAGGGGAAGAAGAAGAAGAAGAAACGATGTGTGGGAGTGATAGCGAGTTCTGTTGGAGGAAAGGTTGAGAAGAAGTTCATGATCGAAGCTAGAGTAACGGTTTCATCAGCTGGTTCATTGTTGACACCGCCTCTGATGCGTTCAAGTGGGCTAGAGAATAGGAACATAGGGAGGAACCTAAAGCTGCACCCGGTTCTCATGACATGGGGGTACTTCCCAGAGAACGGTTCTGAGTTCTCTGGGAAAATGTACGAGGGAGGGATTATTACATCCGTCCATCATGTGCATGATGGTGAATCTGGTTGTAGAGCGATACTGGAGACTCCATTAGCGGGACCAGCTTCGTATGCGGGGCTGAGCCCGTGGGTTTCGGGAGCTGACCTTAAGGAGCGGATGATGAAGTACGGAAGGACATCTCATTTGTTTGCTCTGGTTAGGGACTATGGATCAGGTGAGGTTTTGAAGGAAAACGAAGTTACGTACAGGACAAGTAAGAAAGATAGGGAGAATTTGAGAGTGGGGCTTAGACAGGCTTTGAGGGTTTTGGTTGCAGCAGGTGCAGTTGAAGTCGGAACATATAG GAGTGATGGACAGAGGATAAAGTGTGAAGGAATCACAAGAGAAGCCATGGAAGAGTTTCTAGACAGCGTTGATGCGGTTGGTGGTGTCAGCACAAAGGGGGAGTACTGGACGACTTACTTCTCTGCTCACCAGATGGGTAGTTGCAGGATGGGACGCACGGCTGAGGAAGGTGCGGTGGATGAGAAGGGGGAGAGCTGGGAAGCAGAGGGACTGTTTGTTTGTGATGGAAGTGTGTTGCCGTCAGCTGTTGGAGTGAACCCAATGATCACTATTCAGTCTACTGCTTACTGCATCTCCACAAGGATAGTTGCATCACTGACAGAAGGCAAGAACTGA
- the LOC106305787 gene encoding casein kinase I-like isoform X1 — protein MDLKMDNVIGGKFKLGRKIGGGSFGELFLGKNCFSLIRCNLFDLNLIYWKCFSGVSVQTGEEVAVKLEPAKTKHPQLHYESKIYMLLQGGTGIPSLKWFGVQGDYNAMVIDLLGPSLEDLFNYCNRKLTLKAVLMLADQLISRVEYMHSRGFLHRDIKPDNFLMGLGRKANQVYVIDFGLAKKYRDLQTHRHIPYRENKNLTGTARYASVNTHLGVEQSRRDDLESLGYVLMYFLRGSLPWQGLKAGTKKQKYDRISEKKVSTPIEVLCKSYPQEFVSYFQYCRSLRFEDKPDYSYLKRLFRDLFIREGYQFDYVFDWTALKHPQSSSSSRSSSHGRHRTGKPVAAAGPSAEKPERISVGREIRDRFSGAVEAFARRNATGATPHQNQTKHRTLDDVPPPMKPAVNMVSEKGRNTSRYGSASRRAVASGSRPSSSGEQGDSRGSSRVASSGGGVRPSVFQRAQAAAGVSGYESKTASAFNRNRVAASRTARDDALRSFELLSIRK, from the exons ATGGACTTGAAAATGGATAATGTAATCGGTGGCAAGTTTAAGCTTGGTCGGAAGATCGGCGGTGGCTCTTTTGGAGAGCTTTTTCTTGGTAAAAACTGTTTCTCTTTGATCCGTTGTAACCTTTTTGATTTAAATCTGATTTATTGGAAATGTTTTTCAGGAGTAAGTGTGCAAACCGGAGAAGAGGTCGCTGTAAAGCTG GAGCCTGCGAAAACTAAGCATCCACAACTTCATTATGAGTCCAAGATTTACATGCTCCTACAAGGAGGAA CTGGCATCCCCAGCCTCAAGTGGTTTGGGGTTCAGGGAGACTACAATGCGATGGTCATTGATCTGCTTGGTCCGAGTTTGGAAGACTTGTTCAACTATTGTAATAGGAAGCTCACTTTGAAGGCTGTTTTGATGCTTGCGGATCAACTG ATTAGCAGAGTTGAGTATATGCATTCAAGAGGATTTCTACACCGAGACATAAAACCAGACAATTTCTTGATGGGACTTGGTCGCAAAGCAAACCAG GTGTATGTCATTGATTTTGGCCTTGCAAAGAAGTATAGGGATCTCCAAACACATAGACACATCCCCTACAG AGAAAACAAGAACCTTACGGGCACAGCTCGGTATGCTAGCGTCAACACTCACCTTGGTGTTG AGCAAAGTCGAAGGGATGATCTGGAGTCTCTTGGTTACGTGCTCATGTATTTCCTCAGAGGAAG CCTGCCATGGCAGGGACTAAAAGCTGGCACAAAGAAGCAGAAGTATGACAGAATCAGTGAGAAGAAAGTTTCAACTCCTATAGAG GTCTTGTGCAAGTCCTATCCACAAGAATTCGTATCATACTTTCAATACTGCAGGTCCTTGCGATTCGAAGACAAACCAGACTACTCGTATCTAAAGAGGCTATTCCGGGATTTGTTTATCCGCGAAG GTTATCAGTTTGACTATGTATTTGACTGGACTGCACTGAAACACCCTCAGAGTAGTTCTAGCTCCCGGTCCAGCTCACACGGAAGG CATCGTACGGGTAAACCAGTTGCGGCCGCGGGACCGTCTGCTGAGAAACCTGAAAGGATCTCAG TTGGGAGGGAAATCCGCGACAGATTCTCTGGTGCAGTTGAAGCATTCGCGAGAAGGAACGCTACAGGAGCCACTCCCCATCAAAACCAGACCAAGCATCGAACTCTTGACGATGTTCCTCCACCAATGAAACCTGCTGTG AATATGGTATCTGAAAAAGGAAGAAACACTTCAAGATACGGAAGTGCTTCAAGGAGAGCGGTGGCATCAGGAAGTAGACCAAGCTCATCAGGTGAACAAGGGGACAGCCGCGGTTCAAGCCGTGTTGCCTCTAGTGGAGGTGGTGTTCGACCATCTGTTTTCCAGAGAGCTCAAGCGGCAGCTGGTGTGAGTGGATATGAGTCGAAGACAGCCTCTGCCTTTAACCGCAACAGAGTGGCTGCTTCTAGGACTGCACGTGACGATGCTCTCAGAAGCTTTGAGCTTCTTTCTATCCGCAAATGA